GAAGTTAGCTGAATAGATTTTTTCCTTTCTTTCATCAGTCATAGGTGAAGTTAAAGAGTATAAATCAGCAAATTTTCCTAAGTTTATTTCGTTCATATTTATTCCAACTTTATCACTTAAAGTTTTAAAGTTTGGAATTAAGCTAACCACACCAATAGAACCTGTAATACTATTTTTATCTGCAAAAATCTTTTTTGCTGCAGTAGAGATATAATATCCACCAGATGCTGCGACACTTCCGATAGATATATAAACTGGTTTTTCAATATTTTTGATAGAGTTATAGATAATATCAGAAGCTAAAGCAGACCCACCTGGTGAATTAACTCTTATAACAATTCCTTTGATAGAGTTATCTTCAGAGGCTTTTTCTAAAGCTGAAATAAATCTATCTGGAGTTATAGTACTGGCTGTCGGATTTCTAGAAGCGGTATAGTTAATTTCACCATCAGCATATATAATGGCAATTTTGTTATCTGCTGAAACAGATTTTAAAGTAGTAGCATAGCTTTCTATATCCATTATATTATCAATATTTTTTTCTTTTTTAAAGTTCTCCCAATATTTAAGAGAGGTTATTAAATTATATTTAGATAGAGCTTCAGATGATTCACCCATCAACTCGCCATTTAAAATAGCATCATCAATAGAACCTTTTTCGATAGAAAGATTTTTAGATATATCTTCTACGAAATAAGAATAACCTTTATTTAAAACTCTTTTTAAATCAGAACGATTTTCTTCCGACATCTCATTTCTCGTATAATTTTCACCATAGGTTTTGAAATCACCAACATGAATGACATTGACATCGATACCTAATTTTTCAGTTAAATTTTTAAAATAAGGAATATCTTTACTATATCCACTTATATTAACTGAAGTTGATGCAGAAGGTGGCATCAAAGTTTCGGTAGAATAACTACTTAAAAGTAAAGAGTTATTGTCCATTAAAGCACCATATGAGTATATAGGTTTATTAGAGACTTTAAATTCATTTAAAACCTCTCCTAATTCATTAATTTGACTTTTACTTAAAGTATTATTATCGAAAAATAATAAGATACCTTCAACATTTGAATCATCTTTCGAAAGCGATATAGACTTTAAAAGTTGATAAAAGTTA
The window above is part of the Cetobacterium sp. ZOR0034 genome. Proteins encoded here:
- the sppA gene encoding signal peptide peptidase SppA, with product MFVFKWLFNFIKFIVREISSMIIKFAFLILLGVIAFNYFSNNKKTTITKKSYLKVDLSKTYTETLIQNPLSFNSKGINFYQLLKSISLSKDDSNVEGILLFFDNNTLSKSQINELGEVLNEFKVSNKPIYSYGALMDNNSLLLSSYSTETLMPPSASTSVNISGYSKDIPYFKNLTEKLGIDVNVIHVGDFKTYGENYTRNEMSEENRSDLKRVLNKGYSYFVEDISKNLSIEKGSIDDAILNGELMGESSEALSKYNLITSLKYWENFKKEKNIDNIMDIESYATTLKSVSADNKIAIIYADGEINYTASRNPTASTITPDRFISALEKASEDNSIKGIVIRVNSPGGSALASDIIYNSIKNIEKPVYISIGSVAASGGYYISTAAKKIFADKNSITGSIGVVSLIPNFKTLSDKVGINMNEINLGKFADLYSLTSPMTDERKEKIYSANFKVYHEFLNRVASGRGMTIEDVEKIAQGKIWLGKEALDNGLIDSLGSLNTTVTTLATDLEIADNFSVIEIAYEEDLKSIFEASLLPIQKILSLKNLTNTKNLKSFVENEEIFFKPILYLSF